From the genome of Orcinus orca chromosome 5, mOrcOrc1.1, whole genome shotgun sequence, one region includes:
- the P2RY14 gene encoding P2Y purinoceptor 14 encodes MNATTAPPAEGSCPRNTLITQQIIPVLYFVVFVAGILLNGVSAWIFFYVPSSKSFIVYLKNIVVSDFLMSLTFPFKILGDSGLGPWQLNVFVCRVSAVLFYVNMYVSIMFFGLIGFDRYYKIVKPLLTSFIQSVNYSKLLSALVWSLTLLLAIPNVILTNRSVGKATRIKCMDLKNELGLKWHRASNYIFVAVFWIVFLSLVVFYTAITRKIFKSHLKSRKNSISVKKKSSRNICSIMCVFFVCFVPYHVARIPYTRSQTETHYSCQSKEILLYVKEFSLLLSAANVCLDPIIYFFLCHPFRDVLRKKLHIPLKAQHDSEASKKRGNVTQESTDTV; translated from the coding sequence ATGAATGCCACCACTGCCCCACCTGCAGAGGGGTCCTGCCCCCGGAACACCCTCATAACCCAGCAAATCATCCCCGTGCTGTACTTCGTGGTCTTCGTGGCCGGGATCCTTCTCAACGGCGTGTCCGCGTGGATATTCTTCTACGTGCCCAGCTCCAAGAGTTTCATCGTCTATCTCAAAAACATCGTCGTCAGTGACTTCCTGATGAGCCTGACTTTTCCTTTTAAGATCCTGGGAGACTCGGGCCTCGGGCCCTGGCAGCTGAACGTGTTTGTGTGCCGGGTCTCGGCCGTGCTCTTCTACGTCAACATGTACGTCAGCATCATGTTCTTTGGGCTCATCGGCTTTGACAGATACTATAAAATCGTGAAGCCTCTCTTGACTTCGTTCATCCAGTCCGTGAACTACAGCAAGCTCCTGTCGGCGCTGGTGTGGAGCCTCACGCTGCTGCTTGCCATCCCCAACGTGATCCTGACCAACCGGAGCGTCGGGAAGGCCACACGCATTAAATGCATGGACCTGAAGAACGAACTGGGCCTCAAGTGGCACCGAGCCTCCAACTACATCTTTGTAGCCGTCTTCTGGATTGTGTTTCTCTCCTTAGTCGTGTTCTACACTGCTATCACGAGGAAAATCTTTAAGTCCCACCTGAAGTCCAGAAAGAACTCCATCTCGGTCAAGAAGAAATCTAGCCGCAATATATGCAGCATCATGTGcgtgttttttgtctgttttgttccttaCCATGTTGCCAGAATCCCCTACACTCGGAGCCAGACAGAGACCCATTACAGCTGCCAGTCAAAAGAAATCCTGCTCTATGTGAAAGAATTCTCTCTGCTGTTGTCAGCCGCAAACGTATGCCTGGACcccattatttatttctttctgtgcCATCCATTTAGAGACGTCTTACGTAAGAAACTGCATATCCCATTAAAAGCTCAGCATGACTCAGAAGCTTCCAAAAAAAGGGGAAATGTAACACAAGAAAGCACAGATACTGTGTGA